In Parabacteroides timonensis, the genomic stretch AACAGCAACCGCAAACAGAGCCGTCGCTCGCTTCACCATCTCTTCCCGGCTTTTCAACTGGACTTCGCTTTCTAGCGCCTCACTACGTAAATGTTCCATATAGGGAATATCTTTCTTTTTAAGTTGCGAGATAGAACGAAGGCGTCTTTCCGTATCGGCTTCAGACTCTTCGGGGCGGTTGCCGTCCAGTAGATCGGCATTGCCTATCGGAATGAATTCTGTCAACTGACTTTCTCCCTGAATGGAGAATAACAGCTTACCTTCCTTAGTGTATATCTGCATGCTGGGATAAAGCAGGAAGCCGTTTACGTCGTTGGCTATGGCAAATAAACAGTTGATAATATAGTTTGTCCGGTCCTCGTTGTCTTCTATATCGAATGTAATGCCGGTTATACAATTGAAGACGCGAATCTGGCGTAGCACATTTTCTTTCAGTTCTACCAGTGGCGTTTCTGCAGAAGAAAAATAATTAGCCATACCGGCTGTGTGGGAGGCAATGAAATCTGCTTTGTCTAGTTGGTGGCTGATATTGAATGTGATGTTCGAGTCATCCAGGAGTGTCAGGATGATATTTCCGTTTTCTGATGTGATCTCTTTGGTCATTTCTTTGTAACGGTCCTGAATGGCTGTCGCAATACGTCTGGGATCACCGATAACTGTGTATAGCGTGATATTCGCTTTTTCCATGATTCTATAATTTTTTATCCGGTTATGATGCCGGGGTGTTGTTTCGGACAAAAATAAGAAAATAAAGATGTACTTTATAATTGATATGGGTGAAAAGTTTACCTTTGGCCTCCGGAAGATGATAAACAAACTCTGAATACGAAAACAAAAACGCATGCCGGCAAATGCACAGAATTCAGTTGTTTCACATTAAGAACAAATCTGTAATTCTGGTATATTTATCTGTAAAATGTATACTAATCGTTTGTCTGGAACCAGATATATTTGTAGCATAAACAAATAGTATTATTATGAGTGAAAAAAGAAAGGTATCACAGGTAACACGGCGTAGTTTTATTAAATCTTCAGTAGCAGCCGGAGGTTTCTTATTGGCTTCTAATTTGGTTCCGTTGGCTGCTTGTTCGGCCAATAGTGGGCGAGACAAAGAACCTGATAATAATGAAGGTTCGACCAGTGGAGGGGCAGCCGAGGCTTCAACGGTTTATATGTTAACCGAAATTTCTTCCGGGAGTTTGTTACGTATTTATGAGGCGCTTGAGCGTCCTGTGTCAGGTAAGGTTGCAGTAAAACTGAGTACAGGAGAGCCTGGTGGAAATAATTATCTGAAACCGGCACTTATTGGTGATCTGGTACGAAAAGTGAATGGCACTATCATAGAATGCAATACGGCCTATGCCGGTGGCCGTTCTGATACGGAAAATCATTTGAAAGCTGCTGCAGATCATGGCTTTACAGCTGTTGCTCCAGTGGATATTATGGATTCGGAAGGAGAGATCAGTTTGCCGGTCAAGGGAGGGAAGCATCTAAAGGAAGATATTGTTGGTTCACATTATGCGAACTATGATTTCACAGTTGTGCTATCTCATTTCAAAGGGCATGCGATGGGTGGTTTTGGTGGAGCGATAAAGAATATTTCGATAGGCATTGCTTCTTCATCGGGGAAAGCCTGGATTCATTCGGCCGGAAAGACCAGAAATGCAGCCGAGATGTGGGGAAATCTTCCTGAACAGGATGACTTTCTGGAATCTATGGCTGAAGCTGCTAAAGCGGTTGTAGACCATTGTGGAGATAAGATTCTTTATATAAGCGTGATGAACAATCTTTCGGTAGATTGCGATTGCGACTCGCACCCGGCTGATCCCCAAATGGCGGATATAGGTATTCTGGCCTCACTCGATCCGGTAGCTTTGGATAAAGCTTGTGTAGATAGGGTGTACAACTCTCCCGATGAAGGACGTAGCCATTTGATCGAACGCATGGAATCACGTCACGGCATTCATACACTCGAACATGCGGAAGCAATCGGGATCGGTAGTCAGAAGTATAATTTGGTTATGCTGGATACATAAAAACGGTTATCCGAAAGAGATAGCTTGAAATAATTCGGCTCAGAACTGATTTGTATGAAAAAAACATTATATTTGTATATTCAGAAACTAAATAGATATGAGTGATGATGAACTATTCGAACTATCTTTACATTGCTATCCGGGCAGCAATAGATGCCGGTAAAGCTATCATGGATATTTATACAGATCCTGCATCTGATTTTGAGATTGAACGCAAAGCTGATAATTCTCCGCTGACAAAAGCAGACAAAGCAGCTCATAAGTTGATCGTGAATGTTCTTTCCGTAAGTCCGTATCCAGTGTTGAGTGAGGAAGGAAAAGATATTCCTTATGCTGAACGTTCTTCCTGGGAAACATTCTGGCTGGTCGATCCGTTGGATGGGACCAAGGAGTTTATCAAAAAAAATGGTGAGTTTACGGTAAATATCGCTTTGATCCAAAAAGGAGTGCCTATTTTAGGAGTGATCTATGTTCCGGTACGGAAAGAATTGTATTTCTCTACCGATTCTTTAGGGGCTTATAAGCTGGCTGTAGATTGTGACCATCAGCCCTCTATGGATGAGATCATAC encodes the following:
- the cysQ gene encoding 3'(2'),5'-bisphosphate nucleotidase CysQ encodes the protein MMNYSNYLYIAIRAAIDAGKAIMDIYTDPASDFEIERKADNSPLTKADKAAHKLIVNVLSVSPYPVLSEEGKDIPYAERSSWETFWLVDPLDGTKEFIKKNGEFTVNIALIQKGVPILGVIYVPVRKELYFSTDSLGAYKLAVDCDHQPSMDEIIQKGIRLPVSMGHQGIVVVASRSHQSPETTDFIENLRKQGKPVTLISSGSSLKICLVAEGSADIYPRFAPTMEWDTAAGHAIAKGAGCDVFHIDGRTPLKYNKEDLHNPWFIVKPLSSIS
- a CDS encoding DUF362 domain-containing protein yields the protein MSEKRKVSQVTRRSFIKSSVAAGGFLLASNLVPLAACSANSGRDKEPDNNEGSTSGGAAEASTVYMLTEISSGSLLRIYEALERPVSGKVAVKLSTGEPGGNNYLKPALIGDLVRKVNGTIIECNTAYAGGRSDTENHLKAAADHGFTAVAPVDIMDSEGEISLPVKGGKHLKEDIVGSHYANYDFTVVLSHFKGHAMGGFGGAIKNISIGIASSSGKAWIHSAGKTRNAAEMWGNLPEQDDFLESMAEAAKAVVDHCGDKILYISVMNNLSVDCDCDSHPADPQMADIGILASLDPVALDKACVDRVYNSPDEGRSHLIERMESRHGIHTLEHAEAIGIGSQKYNLVMLDT
- a CDS encoding DUF4272 domain-containing protein codes for the protein MEKANITLYTVIGDPRRIATAIQDRYKEMTKEITSENGNIILTLLDDSNITFNISHQLDKADFIASHTAGMANYFSSAETPLVELKENVLRQIRVFNCITGITFDIEDNEDRTNYIINCLFAIANDVNGFLLYPSMQIYTKEGKLLFSIQGESQLTEFIPIGNADLLDGNRPEESEADTERRLRSISQLKKKDIPYMEHLRSEALESEVQLKSREEMVKRATALFAVAVYSEVILSEDSDREKALFYFNKMNELYGVKSYLTEKETAYIDDSEPEQQTCIQFVWRYECCGVLLWAAGVVDDLSYPSEIIDVPVLAAIFWQHKGLQDLLSKGYSRPETEILDAADLTLRYDWACVDARIHGKETPGGLDSGIVVERHYAFNWIIGANSGADWDDIQPNT